GGAATTTTTGCAGACACGGCAATAACCGTCGGTTTGCGATTGATCGCTGACCTTCTGCGGAAAATGCAGCTAGCTGTTCTTGTTGCGTTCACATGCTTGCGATATGAATTCTCCCGATCTTGGAGCAGCGAGAGGAAAGATCATGAGTGTCTACGCAACCGTCGGCGCAATCGATTCCGTCAAATCGAATGGCTTCTATGATGCGAGCTTGGCAACGATCGGATGGAGCAAACATGAGGACTTTCCGGGATGGCGCGCCTATTCCGAAGGCGGGAAGGGGGAAGGTTTCGTTCTATGGGTTTGCAAACCGTTCAACGGCGAACCGGCGAGTGCCGGAAATGGCTCGATGGTTGGTTTCATGGCTAAGTCCCGCGCCGAGGTGGACGCTTTTTACGATGTTGCCATGACCAACGGCGGAACGGACGAGGGCGCGCCTGATCTACGTCCGCACTACGGGCCGAACTGGTATTCCGCTTACGTGCGTGACCCCGCCGGAAACAAGATTGCGGTCGTCCACAACGGCTGAATATGACGTGGGTGCCTTGCTGATGATAGACGGCTAGATCGAACCCGGTGCCGATCCCGACGCGAAGGTCGAGGGAAGCTCGGCATGGGGCCGCCTGCCGCGAGATAAGCTGTCGACGCGCTTGGCTTCATCCAATTCTGCATAGGCCGATCCAGCAGGACTGTTTCGATCCTATTGTGGACGGCGATGCCGGGACATTCAATCTCTACCAGGCAGTACGGGCGGTGCCGAGCGCGGTCGTATGAGAGGATGAGACCTGTGCGACGTGTGTCTTGAGCGACACGACGCAGTTTCCCGGAAAGCTCAGATTGTGCAACGTCAAGTGTTTCAGCAATGTGTCCGCGTCGCGCTTTTCTGTTAGCGGAAATGTCACAGTCATGCGAGTTCTCCAACGAATAAACTGAGCATCCGCAACAATTAATGTCTAAATTCTTTTGCGTCGCAACAAGAAAATTTTAACGATAAAATTAAAATCGATTAACTTTCGAGTTGCTGTTTTTAAAATCGTTTGAATTGGTCGCGCTTCTCCATCCTAACCGGCTCGTTTCGTCCGGTTTCCGCCGGGCGAAGTGCTGAGGAGAAGGCGTTTGCAGTGTCGTCAGCGCGAAGTGCGATGACCTAAGATCGCCGGTCATCTGCCGTTGCGGGCTGCCCAGCTCTTAAGCCGCAAGCCGTTAAGCCTGATGAAACCTTCGGCGTCACGATGATCGTAGGCGACCGCGCTTTCCTCGAAGGTGACGAGGTCGGCTGAATAGAGTGACCAGGGAGAGGTGCGCGAGATGACCGAGGCGCTTCCCTTGTAGAGCCTCACAGTCACTTCCCCGCTGACGAAAGCCTGGCTTTGGTCGATCAAGGCTTGCAGCATTTCCCGCTCCGGCGCGAACCAGAAGCCGTTGTAGATGAGCTCGGCGTAACGGGGCATGATCTCGTCCTTCAGATGCGCCGCGGCGCGATCGAGCGTGATCGATTCAATGCCGCGATGGGCGGCGAGGAGGATCGTCCCTCCCGGCGTCTCGTATATTCCCCTCGACTTCATGCCGATGAAGCGGTTTTCGACCAGATCGAGGCGTCCGACACCATGCCGGCCGCCCAGTCCATTGAGTTCGCTCAGCAATGCGGCCGGTGTCATGGACTTGCCATTCACCGAAACCGGGTCACCTGCCTCGAAACCGATGGTGATGATCTCGGGGGCGTCAGGAGCATCGAGCGGATCAACCGTGCGCTGATAGACATGATCGGGCGCGACCTCCGCCGGATTTTCGAGGATCTTGCCTTCGGTCGAGGTGTGCAGCAGGTTGGCGTCGATCGAGAACGGCGCCTCGCCGCGCTTGTCGCTTGGCACCGGGATGTGATGCTTCTCGGCATATTCCAGAAGCTGCGTACGGGAGCGGATGTTCCATTGGCGCCAGGGAGCGATGACCTTAAGCGACGGATCGAGCGCATTGATGGCCAGCTCGAACCGGATCTGGTCATTGCCCTTGCCCGTCGCGCCGTGGGCGATGGCATCCGCGCCAACCTCCCGGGCTATGCCGACCAGACGCTTGGCAATCAGCGGCCGTGCAATGGAACTGCCCAGCAGATATTGCCCCTCATAGAGCGCGTTCGCCCGTAGCATCGGAAAGACGAAATCGCTGACGAACTCCTCGCGCAGATCGACGATGCGGATGTCCTTGACCCCTGACATCTCCGCCTTGGCGCGCGCCGGCTCGAGCTCCTCGCCCTGGCCGAGATCGGCGGTGAACGTCACCACTTCGCATCCGTAGACCTCCTGCAACCATTTGAGGATGATCGAGGTATCCAGCCCGCCCGAATAGGAAAGCACAATTTTCTCTATCTTCGTCATCAACCCATCTCCATCTCGATGCTGGAACGATAGGCCAAGTCCTACGCAATGAGCTTGCGAAGCATCCGTAAAATTGCAAAAATTTAGCATGTCATGCCATTACAGCCCGAGTAGGAGCTATGAAATGCCAGTCGCCTTGGATCCGATCGATCGCCATATTCTGCGCGTGCTTCAGCGTGACGGGCGTATTTCGAATGTCGATCTGGCGAAGGAGGTAGGCCTGTCACCGTCACCGTGCCTGCGTCGCGTGCGGCTGCTGGAAGAGGCCGGGATCATCGATCGCTACGTCGCCGTACTGGACCCTGCAAAGGTCGGGGCGGGACTGACGGTTTTTGCCCGCGTGTGGTTCAAGACCCAGGACGCCGAGGTCACGCTCCGGTTCGCCCAAGCCGTCAGGCGGTTTCCCGAGGTGATGGAATGCTATCTAACGACAGGGGAGTGCGACGCCGTGCTTCGGATCGTCACCGCCGATCTGCACAGCTACTGGCGTTTTCAGGCCGATCACCTGACGCGCATTCCGAGTGTCCTCAGCGTCAAAACCGACGTGCCGATGGAAACGCTCAAGCGAAGCTTCGAACTGCCGTTGAGATAGGCGTCGTAGCTCGATCCCTATCCCAGGGGAGAGGCGTTCCGGTTCCTTGCCAGCCAGACGAGGCCTGTGACCAGGAGCAGGATCATCACGGCATGGGTGATGTAATCGAGCGTGGTTTGCGCGGTCGTACGGCCTCCCTCCGGCCTCATCCTGAGGTGCCCCGGAGGGGCCTCGAAGGACGGGGCCGGCCACCGGCGTCTCATCCGGCGATATCGGCATGCAGCGCCACTTGCGCCTTCCCTGCCACCCGGCGTGGCTGGTGTTTCGGCGTTTGATGGATGCAGGATGCAGTGCTGCGGCGTGTCCTTCGAGGCTTCGCCCTTCGGGCTGCGCGCCTCAGGATGAGGGACGTTGTAGGATGCCGCACTTCCAATAGATACCGTTGGTGAATGCCGCACCAGCGTTGAAGTGAGCCTCATCCCAAGGTGCGATCCGCTGAGCATCCGCGTTTGGCGGACGAACCGCCGATCCCGAGGGTCTGGGCCAGAGGGCCGGCGAGAGGGTTACTCGACCTGGATATGAATATGGTCGTCGTGGCGGGCGGCGCGGCAGCCTTGAAAGCGGATATGGCTATCGGAGATGCCGAGCGCGTTCTTCAGATGCGGCTCGATGAAGATCTTCTGCAGGCCGAAGCGCGTCACACCTTCGCTGGTCAACCAGCCGATCGCGGCCGATGTGCGCTGCTCCTCGATCCGATAGGCCGGAAACAGAGGCTGCAGCGCATCGAAGTCCCAGCGGGTGGTAAGCCAGTCATTGCGCCCTTCGCACGGCAGTTCGTCGCCGGGGGCGGGTTGCTCGAAAGCGAAATAGCCGATCGGGGAGCGGGTGGCGCCATTCAGGAAGGCGCCGTCCACATCCTTGTAATAATAGGCGAAGTCCAGCTTTTTTCCGTCGGCATGCGACAGGTGCGGCAGCAGCGGAAAGCCTCTCACGAAGGGGAAATTCGCATCCAGCGCGACGGTGACGGTTCCAGGAAATTCCCTGTCCATGTGGGCGGCAAGCGCCTTTGCCAGATCGTGCACCTCGGGTGTGACGTAGTTGCGGTTCAGCAGGCAATAGATCGGGGAGCGGACCACGAGCCGGTCCGCGGCGTCGGCGATGCAGGAGAGGGGAACCCGCCCGAAGATCGGCGCGGCGAAGGTCGCGGTAAAGGCGGCGCCAGCATAGCAAAGCAGGAAGATCGCAAGCTTGGGCAGAAATCGCCGTAAGCCCCAGGCGCGTGAGGCGGCCAGCGCCACGAGATAGGCGATGCCGCCGATCTGCGTCAGCAACGTCAGAACGAGAACGATCAGGGCGTGGAGAGCAAAACGGAACACGGGAAGGCCTTGGGGACGTTGCCATTCCCATAGGCGAGGGGATGGTGGCGCGCAAGGCGGATGGTGGGGAGTGCGCGGCTCATTTGCGCGTCCCCTGGAGTGCTTTGAATTGACAGGATCAATTATCTGACTAAAGTCAGACAATATGACCTACGATCCTGTCTCTCGTGTCCGTCGCTTCAACCGTGCCGTCACCTCCGAAGTTGGCGCTCTCGATACGTCTTTCCTCGGACGCGGCCGTCCGCTGGGTGCTGCCCGCGTCCTCAATTCGATCGGGCGGGGGCAATCGGATGTTGCGGTGATCCGCGATTATCTCGGTCTCGACTCTGGCTTGATGAGTCGCCTGCTGCGCAGTCTGGAAGAGGAGGGACTCATTGAGACGGTGCCGAACCCTCAGGACGCGCGTCGCCGCGTTGCCAGGCTGACCGAAACCGGCCGTTGCGAGTTTCAGGCTTATGAAACGCTTTCCAATGCGCAGGCGAAATCGTTTCTGGCGCGCCATCGTCGCCCGGACGAATTGCTGCGCGCCATGGATATCGTCGCTTCTTCGCTGAGACGTGAGCAGATCGTGTTCGAGCAGAAAGACCCGCGACACGAGGACGCCAGCTATTGTCTCCGTCAATACTACGGCGAACTTGCACGCCGCTTCGAGAAGGGTTTCGATGTATCGCTTTCTCGCGATCCCGACGCCGAGGATATGATCCGTCCGCGCGGTGCGTTCCTGGTGGCCATGTCGGATGGCCTGCCGATCGGTTGTGTCGGGCTGAAGGGCAACGGCGGCGAAGTCGCGGAGATCAAAAGGCTCTGGGTTGCTCCATCCGCGCGTGGCCTTGGGCTCGCAACGCGTCTTATGACGGCCGCCGAGAACGTCGCCCGCGAGTTATCCATCAAGCTCCTGCGTCTGGATACAAATAGCGCGCTGCCCGAGGCGACGCAGCTTTATCGTGGAACCGGCTGGAGTGAGATCGATCGTTTCAATGACGATCCGTACCCGGACACGTTCTTTGAGAAACGCCTTTAAGTGAAGGTGCTTTTGAGTGCGAACGTCTGACTTCTTGGCCTGATTTGTAATGATCCATTGTGCCATCCGACCCGCGATAGGAGATGGTGACTGTTTATGGCAGACGCTGCCGACTTCTCCTCCCTCATTCCTGTGCTTGTCACAGGAATCCAGCGCGCCCAAGTCCTTGGGCGCGAAAGAGTTTGTTCCTTAGATAAGAGCCATTCACGGCGCCGACGCGCCGTGGCTGGATTCCTGTGACGGGCACAGGAATGAGGGAGGGGGAGGTGGCGTTCGAGCCAAAACTTGCTGCAGCAGCGCAAGGGCTACGCTCATCCGAGGATCAGGCGGCGAAGCGCTCCGTTATCGGGCGGCGGCGCAGGTTCGGCTGCGTTACCGCAGGCGGGTTATAGGCCGCCTCCAACGGGCCGGTGTCGGTGCCGGGCGGGACGATCGCGTCGATCCGGTCGAGGATTTCGTCCGTCAGGCTTACCCCGGCGCCGGCAAGCAGATCGTCGAAGTGCTCCATCGTGCGCGGGCCGATGATCGCCGAGGTGACGGCGGGATGGGCGATAGCAAAGGCCATCGCCATGTGCGCCAGCGAAAGACCTGCCTGCTGCGCGAGCGGGATGAGCCGTTCGACCGCGTCCAGCCGGCGCTCGTCGTTCATCTGCTTGGGGAAGCGTTTGGCGCGGGCGCTGTCGGGTTGCGGTGCGCCCTTGCGATATTTGCCTGTGAGCATGCCCATCGCCAGCGGGCTCCACACCATTGCGCCCATTCCGTAACGTTCGCAGGCGGGTAGAACCTCGCGTTCGATGCCGCGGTTCAGGATCGAATAGGGCGGCTGCTCGGCGCGGAAACGTGCCAGATCACGGCGCTCGGAAACCCATTGCGCCTCGATAATCTCCGAGACGGGGAAGGTCGACGATCCCACGGCGCGCACCTTGCCCGTCCGTATCAGGTCGGTGAGGGTCGATAGCGTCTCCTCGATATCGGTATCGGGTGCCGGCCGGTGGATCAGGTAGAGATCGATATGGTCGGTCTGCAGGCGACGGAGCGAATCCTCGACTGCGCGGATCAGCCAGCGGCGCGAATTGCCCTGTCGGTTCGGGTCGTCGCCCATCGGCAGATGCGCCTTGGTGGCGAGCACGACGTCGTCGCGCCGTCCCTTGAGCGCCTTGCCGACGATCTCCTCGGATTCGCCGCGGCTGTAGATATCGGCAGTATCGATGAAGTTGACGCCGGCATCGAGAGCCTTGTGGATGATCCGGATCGAATCCTCGTGGTCGGGATTGCCGGCGGCGCCAAACATCATCGCGCCGAGGCAATAGGGGCTGACCTTGATGCCGGTTCTTCCAAGCGTGCGGTATTGCATGGTCTGTTCCTTTTATTGGGAGACGAACTTCGTGCGCATCGATGTGGCCAACACCGTCGCGCTGTGTTAAATTGCGTAAACGGAACCGCATTCCGTTTATATACGGAACTTTGTTCCGTTTTGCAAGCGAGTGAATGATGAGCGACGAGAGGAAAGAGCAGGAAGACGGCTGGAAGCCCGGGGAAAGGGTGGACAGGCGCGTGCGCGCCGACGCCAAGCGCAATCTCGATGGGCTGCTTCAGGCGGCATTGACGGTGTTTGCGACCTCCGGCGTCGATGCCCCGGTGCGTGAGATCGCGGAGAAGGCTGGTGTCGGCATCGGCACCGTTTACCGGCATTTTCCCGAGCGTTCCGACCTCGTCGTCGCCGTCTTCCGCCGCGAAATCGACGCCTGCGCCGACTCTGCGCCGATCCTTGCCGCCGAATATGCGCCGGGCGAGGCGCTAGCCAGATGGATGCAGCGTTTCGTGGATTTCATCGCGGCCAAGCGCGGGCTTGCGGCGGCCCTGCACTCCGGCAATCCGGCCTTCGATGCCTTGCCCGCCTACTTCCAGCAGCGGCTGCAGCCGGCCCTTCGCTCGCTTCTCGACGCCGCCGCTGCCGCCGGCGAGGTCCGCACCGATATCGCCGCCGAGGATCTTTTGAATGCGGCCGCAAGTCTCAGCATGCACGCCTACGCCCAAGGGTCCGAACATGCCCGGCGCATGGTGTCCCTGCTGGTCGACGGGCTGCGCTACGGCGCCGTACAGCGGTGAAGCCCCGACAATGAAACGGGCCGTTGTCATCAGGTCCGCATCGACAGCTCGATTTCCTCTTCGAATGGCGTCGAGAGGTAGCCAGCCGCGGGCGAGCGCACGCGGGCGAGGTATTCCGGGCAGAGGTCGGCATTGTCGGCGACGATGAGGGCGCCCGGCCTCAGGCGGTCTTCCACCAGTTCCAGAATATCGCGATAGAGCGCCTTGGCTCCGTCGAGGAAGAGCAGGTCGATCGTTTCCGGGAGATCCGTACTCAGGGTCTCAAGGGCATCGCCTTCACGGATCTCGACGAGGTCGATGAGGCGGCCGGCCGTCAGGTTGGCGCGGGCGCGGGCCAGCTTCGACGGCTCGAACTCGCTGGTGATCAGCCGGCCGCCGCCATTGTCGCGCAGCGCGGCTGCGAGATGGAGGGTCGAGATGCCGAAGGATGTGCCGAATTCGACGATCGTTCGTGCGCGGCTGCTTCGCGCCAGCATGTAGAGCAGCACGCCGGCCTCTCTGGAGACGGGAAGCCAAAGATCCTTCAGGCGCCCGTAAAGGTCGAGATATTCGGTCTTGCTGCCGATCAGGCGCATCCGCTCATCGCCTGACAGCCCCGACATTGCAGGGCTTGTCGCCGTATCAGCCTCCTCGAACAGGCCGTCGAGCAGGGGCGCCAGCGGGGCGGTGGTCAATGTTGTCATGTAAAATCTCCTTGTGACAGGTTCTTGTGTCGAGTGGAAAATACGAGTAATTCGTCGCATCTGCTATTCGCATTGCGTAGCGCTGCCATGACCGAACGTCCAAGAGCCCGGATTTCCTCACGAAAACAGCCCAAACAGGCCCGTTCGGCAGAGCTCGTGGCGGCGATCCTGGATGCCGCTGCTCAGGTTTTGGCGCGGGAAGGCGCCCAGCGCTTCACGACGGCGCGGGTGGCCGAAAGGGCCGGCGTCAGCATCGGATCGCTGTACCAATATTTCCCCAACAAGGCGGCGATCCTCTTTCGGCTGCAAAGCGACGAATGGCGGCAGACGACGGACATGCTCGGCGGCATCCTTGCCGATGCGCAAAGGCCGGCGCTCGAAAGGCTGCGCCGCCTCGTTCATGCCTTCCTCCGCTCGGAATGCGAGGAGGCGGCGATGCGCGTGGCGCTCCATGATGCCGCGCCTCTTTATCGCGACGCACCGGAGGCACAGGCGGCGAGGGCATCGGGAGACCGCATCGTCGATGTGTTCATGCAGGAAGTGCTGCCTTGCGCGACGGAGGCGACCCGGGCACTTGCGGGCGATTTGATCACTACGACGCTTGGCACTGTGGGCAAGCAATTCTCGGAGGCTCCGCGGAGCCCTGCCGAGATCGACGCCTATGCCGACGCCATGGCCGACATGTTTTGCGCCTACCTCGAACGGCTTCGGTCTGGCCGGGGCGGGGCATAACGTTCCCGGCTGCGCAACCTGGCTTGCTCCTTCTTCTCCCCTGCGGGGAGAAGGTGGCCCGAAGGGTCGGATGAGGGGGCTGCACGGGATGCCCTTCACGATTGCCCTTCGCTTACGCTCAGCGCATTCGCGGCTTTGCCGCTCAACCCCCTGCCGGCACCTTCTCCCGCCGGGGAGAAGAGGCATGCGGCGACGCCTCACCCTTCGGCAAGCGCATCCTCACATCTGTCGTGGGTTTCGATGGATGGATGTCGGGTCCTACCGCTCGTCCAGTTGCTTCGACAGTTCGGCAAAAAGCCTGTCGCAGTCGGTGTTCATCTGGACGAGATCGACGGCGACAGTGATGGCGTGGCGTCCTTCGATGCTGTCGATGTCGAGCTTCCTCTCGCAGCACCATTGCCGAACGGCATCGGTGACGATGGTAATTTCATCATCGTTGAGCGAGATGAGCGACAGGAGCATCTTCGTACCCTCCATGAAGCGGCAAGAGCACCTATAGTCTCTCAAGCGGTCGTGTCGATGATCCGATGGCGTTTACTCTACGCCCATTCCACAGCAATACCACGGCCATTTTGACACGGTTTGGTGACAGCCGAACGATCCCGACAGGCGGCCGTCAGAGCGGTACCTGCCAGGATTGCTTGATCTTCTGCATCGGGATTTCCGTCTTGATGTTGCGGACGCCTTCAATGCGGCCGAGGTGTTCCATCTGGAAGCGCCTAAGATATCGACCGGGCTCGTTTATTTCGCCAGCACGATATGCGTGGCGTGTTCGGTTGCGACATGCTCGGCGACGCGGAAGCCGAGGGCCGGGAGGTCGATGCCTGTGAACATTGCTTCGCCCTTGCCGAGGACGACGGGGGAGATGGCGAAATGCAGTTCGTCGATCAGGCCGGCCTGCAGATACTGACGGACGGTGCTGACGCCGCCGCCGATTTTCACATCCTTGCCGCCGGCCGCAGCCTTCGCCTTGTCAAGCGCTTCCTCGACGCCGCCGGTAATGAAGTGAAACGTCGTGCCGCCTTCCATGACGATGGGTTCGCGGGGATAATGCGTCAGGATATAGGTCGGCGCGTGATAGGGCGGGTTCGGTCCCCACCAGCCCTTCCAGGCATCATCCGGCCAATCGCCGCGGATAGGGCCGAACATGTTGCGTCCGAGAATGAAGGCGCCGAAATTCGCCATGCCGCGGGCCGCATAACCCTCGTCGACGCCTTCAGAACCGCCGTCCTTTCCGATCATCGCGCGGAAGGTGCGGGTACGGAAAAACCATTCGAACATCTCCGTTCCCCGCTTGCCCAGCGGATCGTTCATGCTTTGCTCCGGCCCGGCGCCGAAACCATCCACGGAAAGGGAAAATGCTGCGACACGCACCTTGGACATGCTGCTCTCCTCCATCTGATTGCGGATCGAAACTAGTTGCGTTGTCGCATAAGTGATCCTATATTGCAACCAGTTTTAAGGAGAGAATTCGTGGATATTGAACTGCGGTCGGGCTGCCCGATCAACCTGACGATGGAAGTGCTGGGCGATCGGTGGAGCCTCATCATCATCAGGGACATCATGTTCGGCAACCGCCGCCATTTCCGCGATCTCCTAACCCATTCGGAAGAGGGGATTGCCTCCAACATTCTGGCCGCCAGGCTGAAGCGTCTGCTCTCGCTCGGATTCATCAGCAAGCGGGACGACCCCAGCCACAGCCAGAAAGCGATCTACAGCCTGGCGGAGCCAGCGATCCAGCTCGTGCCCGTCTTTGCCATGATCGGCGCCTGGGGACGACGGCATCTGCCTGTGAGCGAGGAGTTGAGCATTCGCGCGCAGCTTCTCGAAGAAGGCGGGTCGCCGCTGTGGGGCGAGTTCATGGAGGATCTCCGGCAGATCCACATCGTCGATCCGATCGGTGGCGCCAACGGTACATGCACCTCACCCGTACTGGCCAAGCTGACGGCTGCGTTCCTCGAGGTCCGCGCGAGATCGTTGTCGCAGGCATCCTGAATATACAGGAAAGTAGTCGGCCCGATCAGCCGCCGGCACCCTGGTATTTGCCGGTGGCGTAGCGCCAGTGAACGATTGCTATCAACACCCAGATTGGACCGGCCACAAGGGATGCAAGCCCGGCCCAGTCCCCGAGGCTCGGGATGGGCTTGCCGAGCAGGGCGCCGACGGGGACAGAACTGGTGAGGGCCAGCGGGACCGCGGTGATGAGGATGGTCTGGATGCCGCCGGGGAAAATGTTGAGCGGGTAGCGCGTCAAATCCCAAAAGCCGAAGAAGATCGAGAACAGGTGGTTGGAGCGCACCCAGATCAGCGCCGTAGCGCCGATCATGGTAATGAGGGCAGCGGTCAGCAGCGTCGCGCTGATGAGCGCGGCAATAAGGAACGAGGCGGACCAGACCGACCAGACGAAGTCGACGGACAGAACGGCCCAGCCCATCAGCGCCACCGCGAGGATAACGTGGCCGGTATAGCCGATATTGAGGCCGGAAAAGACCAGATAGGCCCAAGGGCTGAAAGGCTTGACCAACAGTGTGTCGAAAGTGCCGAGCCGCACCAGTTCTTCGAGGTCGCGCAATTGCACGAAACTCATGGCAGCACCCAGCGAATAAGCTAGCAGTTGGAAACTAAAGAGCAGGGCAAGCTCCGGCCAGGTCCAGCCTCCGAGCGTGTCGAAGCGGGCGAGCAGGATGCCGATGGTGGCGAAGACGCTGCCATAGGAAAGGATCTGCGCAAGACGGTCGAGCCAGAAAGCGCCGCAATATTCCATCTGGGAGCGGACATGCATTCGGACCAGCAGCGGAAGGACGCGTAGGTGATGAATGAGCACGATCAACCTCCCTGCACGGTAATGCGGCCGGAGGCACAGCGCCACAGCCAGAGGACGCCGGTAAGGAACAACGCGGCCCAGGCAAGGCCCAGGCCGAAATGGAGCCAGACATCGGCCGTGGAAAGCCTGCCGAGATAGACCGCATTGGGATAATAGACCACCCAGGCGAAGGGCAGGTGGCGGGCAATCGTGGCCAGCGGTTCGGGGAAGAACCAGAACGGTATCAGCAGGCCCGAGAACAATTGCAGCAGGGCGCCCAGGATCCAGTCCAGCGAGAAACTTGTCATCAGCCAGAAGGCGACGAGGCCGAAGAGCGCCGACATCAGGAACAGCAGCGTAAAGGATAGCGCCCAGAAGGCGATGAACATCAGGCCATCGAATAGGCTTGCCGGCGGCAGCATGCCGTAAAACAACGCGGTGAAGGCGATGGTCGGAATGACCTGGGTCATCAGGCGATAGCCGAAGCTGCCGCATTCGTTGGCGAAGAGATAGAGCGGATAGGACAAGGGCTTGAGCAGCCAGACCGCGATATCGCCTGTCTTCAGCGACCGGCCGATCTCGCCGATGATCCTTTCAGGGCGGGTTGCGCCCAACACAGCGCCGCCGAGCAGGGCATAGGTCACCATCTGCTGCAGGGAAACGCCGTCGACCACGATTGCGCTGACGCCGGCATAGGCCGCCTGCCAGATGGCGACACGCGCGAAGACCTGCACGAGTTTGCCGAAGATATTGGCCCATACT
The nucleotide sequence above comes from Rhizobium indicum. Encoded proteins:
- a CDS encoding VOC family protein → MSVYATVGAIDSVKSNGFYDASLATIGWSKHEDFPGWRAYSEGGKGEGFVLWVCKPFNGEPASAGNGSMVGFMAKSRAEVDAFYDVAMTNGGTDEGAPDLRPHYGPNWYSAYVRDPAGNKIAVVHNG
- a CDS encoding argininosuccinate synthase gives rise to the protein MTKIEKIVLSYSGGLDTSIILKWLQEVYGCEVVTFTADLGQGEELEPARAKAEMSGVKDIRIVDLREEFVSDFVFPMLRANALYEGQYLLGSSIARPLIAKRLVGIAREVGADAIAHGATGKGNDQIRFELAINALDPSLKVIAPWRQWNIRSRTQLLEYAEKHHIPVPSDKRGEAPFSIDANLLHTSTEGKILENPAEVAPDHVYQRTVDPLDAPDAPEIITIGFEAGDPVSVNGKSMTPAALLSELNGLGGRHGVGRLDLVENRFIGMKSRGIYETPGGTILLAAHRGIESITLDRAAAHLKDEIMPRYAELIYNGFWFAPEREMLQALIDQSQAFVSGEVTVRLYKGSASVISRTSPWSLYSADLVTFEESAVAYDHRDAEGFIRLNGLRLKSWAARNGR
- a CDS encoding Lrp/AsnC family transcriptional regulator, with translation MPVALDPIDRHILRVLQRDGRISNVDLAKEVGLSPSPCLRRVRLLEEAGIIDRYVAVLDPAKVGAGLTVFARVWFKTQDAEVTLRFAQAVRRFPEVMECYLTTGECDAVLRIVTADLHSYWRFQADHLTRIPSVLSVKTDVPMETLKRSFELPLR
- a CDS encoding bifunctional helix-turn-helix transcriptional regulator/GNAT family N-acetyltransferase, which codes for MTYDPVSRVRRFNRAVTSEVGALDTSFLGRGRPLGAARVLNSIGRGQSDVAVIRDYLGLDSGLMSRLLRSLEEEGLIETVPNPQDARRRVARLTETGRCEFQAYETLSNAQAKSFLARHRRPDELLRAMDIVASSLRREQIVFEQKDPRHEDASYCLRQYYGELARRFEKGFDVSLSRDPDAEDMIRPRGAFLVAMSDGLPIGCVGLKGNGGEVAEIKRLWVAPSARGLGLATRLMTAAENVARELSIKLLRLDTNSALPEATQLYRGTGWSEIDRFNDDPYPDTFFEKRL
- a CDS encoding aldo/keto reductase, which codes for MQYRTLGRTGIKVSPYCLGAMMFGAAGNPDHEDSIRIIHKALDAGVNFIDTADIYSRGESEEIVGKALKGRRDDVVLATKAHLPMGDDPNRQGNSRRWLIRAVEDSLRRLQTDHIDLYLIHRPAPDTDIEETLSTLTDLIRTGKVRAVGSSTFPVSEIIEAQWVSERRDLARFRAEQPPYSILNRGIEREVLPACERYGMGAMVWSPLAMGMLTGKYRKGAPQPDSARAKRFPKQMNDERRLDAVERLIPLAQQAGLSLAHMAMAFAIAHPAVTSAIIGPRTMEHFDDLLAGAGVSLTDEILDRIDAIVPPGTDTGPLEAAYNPPAVTQPNLRRRPITERFAA
- a CDS encoding TetR/AcrR family transcriptional regulator, which codes for MMSDERKEQEDGWKPGERVDRRVRADAKRNLDGLLQAALTVFATSGVDAPVREIAEKAGVGIGTVYRHFPERSDLVVAVFRREIDACADSAPILAAEYAPGEALARWMQRFVDFIAAKRGLAAALHSGNPAFDALPAYFQQRLQPALRSLLDAAAAAGEVRTDIAAEDLLNAAASLSMHAYAQGSEHARRMVSLLVDGLRYGAVQR
- a CDS encoding O-methyltransferase, whose translation is MTTLTTAPLAPLLDGLFEEADTATSPAMSGLSGDERMRLIGSKTEYLDLYGRLKDLWLPVSREAGVLLYMLARSSRARTIVEFGTSFGISTLHLAAALRDNGGGRLITSEFEPSKLARARANLTAGRLIDLVEIREGDALETLSTDLPETIDLLFLDGAKALYRDILELVEDRLRPGALIVADNADLCPEYLARVRSPAAGYLSTPFEEEIELSMRT
- a CDS encoding TetR family transcriptional regulator encodes the protein MTERPRARISSRKQPKQARSAELVAAILDAAAQVLAREGAQRFTTARVAERAGVSIGSLYQYFPNKAAILFRLQSDEWRQTTDMLGGILADAQRPALERLRRLVHAFLRSECEEAAMRVALHDAAPLYRDAPEAQAARASGDRIVDVFMQEVLPCATEATRALAGDLITTTLGTVGKQFSEAPRSPAEIDAYADAMADMFCAYLERLRSGRGGA
- a CDS encoding dihydrofolate reductase family protein gives rise to the protein MSKVRVAAFSLSVDGFGAGPEQSMNDPLGKRGTEMFEWFFRTRTFRAMIGKDGGSEGVDEGYAARGMANFGAFILGRNMFGPIRGDWPDDAWKGWWGPNPPYHAPTYILTHYPREPIVMEGGTTFHFITGGVEEALDKAKAAAGGKDVKIGGGVSTVRQYLQAGLIDELHFAISPVVLGKGEAMFTGIDLPALGFRVAEHVATEHATHIVLAK
- a CDS encoding winged helix-turn-helix transcriptional regulator — encoded protein: MDIELRSGCPINLTMEVLGDRWSLIIIRDIMFGNRRHFRDLLTHSEEGIASNILAARLKRLLSLGFISKRDDPSHSQKAIYSLAEPAIQLVPVFAMIGAWGRRHLPVSEELSIRAQLLEEGGSPLWGEFMEDLRQIHIVDPIGGANGTCTSPVLAKLTAAFLEVRARSLSQAS
- a CDS encoding ABC transporter permease, translated to MLIHHLRVLPLLVRMHVRSQMEYCGAFWLDRLAQILSYGSVFATIGILLARFDTLGGWTWPELALLFSFQLLAYSLGAAMSFVQLRDLEELVRLGTFDTLLVKPFSPWAYLVFSGLNIGYTGHVILAVALMGWAVLSVDFVWSVWSASFLIAALISATLLTAALITMIGATALIWVRSNHLFSIFFGFWDLTRYPLNIFPGGIQTILITAVPLALTSSVPVGALLGKPIPSLGDWAGLASLVAGPIWVLIAIVHWRYATGKYQGAGG
- a CDS encoding ABC transporter permease, which codes for MSAYFAFARSSFHSQLAYRNEVWANIFGKLVQVFARVAIWQAAYAGVSAIVVDGVSLQQMVTYALLGGAVLGATRPERIIGEIGRSLKTGDIAVWLLKPLSYPLYLFANECGSFGYRLMTQVIPTIAFTALFYGMLPPASLFDGLMFIAFWALSFTLLFLMSALFGLVAFWLMTSFSLDWILGALLQLFSGLLIPFWFFPEPLATIARHLPFAWVVYYPNAVYLGRLSTADVWLHFGLGLAWAALFLTGVLWLWRCASGRITVQGG